One Glutamicibacter mishrai genomic window carries:
- a CDS encoding ArsR/SmtB family transcription factor, whose translation MVVYELSEEQTNKVFRALADATRRDIVRRTLRGEVSVSELAAHYDMSFAAVQKHVAVLEAACLVTKIARGRERIVRGQPETIRQAQELLTSLEDIWRQRISRLDDFLAETEN comes from the coding sequence ATGGTTGTATATGAGTTGAGCGAAGAACAGACAAACAAGGTCTTCCGCGCCTTGGCAGACGCCACACGACGAGACATCGTGCGGCGGACGCTTCGTGGTGAAGTCAGTGTTTCTGAACTTGCAGCACACTACGACATGTCTTTTGCAGCGGTGCAAAAGCACGTGGCAGTGCTAGAAGCTGCTTGCCTGGTCACAAAAATCGCACGTGGTCGCGAACGCATCGTTCGTGGGCAGCCGGAAACCATCCGGCAAGCACAAGAACTACTGACCTCCCTCGAAGATATCTGGCGCCAGCGCATTAGCCGGCTCGATGATTTCCTCGCCGAGACAGAGAACTAA
- a CDS encoding GAF domain-containing protein, whose translation MGTSAIDWSNTTRRAQQARELLSTQEAGIGDLPLRTDVRESWKRSLAQDGLVQGPPVLSNDRLRLARERSELQRIWPVFEKLLVPAATDANLLVALADAGGTLLWVAGSSSSMSQAEHVGFMAGADWAERSVGTSAPGMALATGSGSQVSGAEHLYEQAQQYSCSAVPIRDLRSGQVIGAIDLTGGPEAIAAHSLPLLQAAVMAAETQLLLPGAGVVADPDYLDLGRPDGAHLGSHPISLRHAEILTLLAQHRDGLTSAQLVEELFERPDSAAEGTVRAEMVRLRKVLAGTPGRTLTSRPYRLQWELQTTLGRLRRALEQGDVDSALQLFTPGMLERSQAPGVLALRYRAEAALRELVMDRGSAQQLLNLGRQLADSSLLRAALRELPADSPARSLIVSEIQELEA comes from the coding sequence ATGGGTACGTCCGCCATTGACTGGTCCAACACAACTCGTCGGGCACAACAAGCGCGTGAGCTGCTTTCCACCCAAGAAGCCGGAATTGGAGATCTGCCACTGCGTACAGATGTGCGCGAATCCTGGAAACGCTCACTAGCCCAAGATGGTTTGGTACAAGGCCCTCCGGTGCTGAGTAATGATCGCCTGCGTCTTGCCCGCGAACGTAGTGAACTGCAGCGAATCTGGCCGGTCTTTGAAAAACTCCTGGTTCCCGCCGCGACCGACGCCAATCTACTTGTCGCGCTGGCCGATGCTGGCGGAACCTTGTTATGGGTCGCGGGAAGCAGTAGCTCCATGAGCCAGGCCGAGCACGTGGGCTTTATGGCTGGTGCCGATTGGGCGGAGCGATCCGTGGGAACCTCGGCACCCGGAATGGCCTTGGCTACCGGTTCCGGCTCTCAGGTTTCTGGCGCCGAACACCTATATGAGCAAGCCCAGCAGTACAGCTGTTCGGCCGTGCCGATCAGGGATCTGCGTAGTGGCCAGGTGATCGGAGCCATCGATCTGACCGGAGGACCGGAAGCCATCGCGGCGCATTCCTTGCCGCTGCTGCAGGCAGCCGTCATGGCCGCCGAAACACAATTACTCCTGCCTGGTGCGGGAGTGGTGGCCGACCCTGACTACCTTGATTTGGGCCGACCGGATGGTGCCCACTTGGGATCTCACCCCATCTCCCTGCGCCATGCCGAGATTTTGACCCTGCTGGCCCAGCATCGTGACGGCCTGACTAGCGCGCAGCTAGTAGAAGAACTCTTTGAACGACCAGACTCGGCCGCCGAAGGAACCGTACGCGCCGAAATGGTCCGGTTGCGCAAGGTTCTGGCGGGTACGCCCGGGCGGACCCTGACCTCTCGCCCTTACCGCCTGCAATGGGAACTTCAAACCACCCTTGGCCGGCTTCGCAGGGCTCTGGAACAGGGCGATGTCGACTCGGCGCTTCAGCTATTCACCCCGGGGATGCTCGAACGCTCGCAGGCCCCGGGCGTACTCGCCTTGCGCTACCGCGCCGAAGCAGCGCTGCGCGAGTTGGTCATGGACCGCGGCAGCGCCCAGCAGCTGCTGAATCTCGGCCGCCAGTTAGCCGATTCCAGCCTCCTGCGCGCCGCCTTGCGCGAACTTCCGGCTGACTCGCCGGCCCGCTCGCTGATCGTCTCTGAGATTCAGGAGCTCGAAGCCTGA
- the adh gene encoding aldehyde dehydrogenase codes for MSVYANPNTDGALVNFKERYENYIGGQWVAPAKGMYFENVTPVTGKVFCEVARSTAEDIETALDAAHAAAPAWGKTGPAERAVILNKIADRIEENLEMMAVAETWDNGKAIRECLNADLPLAVDHFRYFAGAIRAQEGSLSQLDDDTTAYHYHEPLGVVGQIIPWNFPILMAVWKLAPALAAGNAIVLKPAEQTPVSILVLLELIGDLLPAGVLNVVNGFGVEAGKPLASNKRIRKIAFTGETTTGRLIMQYASENLIPVTLELGGKSPNIFFEDIAAKEDAFYDKAQEGFTLFALNQGEVCTCPSRALIQESIYDRFMGDVVARTKAIKQGNPLDTDVMMGAQASNDQLEKILSYMDIGKSEGAKVLLGGGRADLGGELSGGYYVQPTIFEGTNDMRIFQEEIFGPVVAVTKFKDYDDAISIANDTLYGLGSGVWSRNGNTAYRAGRAIQAGRVWVNQYHAYPAHSAFGGYKSSGIGRENHLMMLDHYQQTKNLLVSYSEDKLGFF; via the coding sequence ATGAGCGTTTATGCAAACCCGAACACCGATGGCGCGCTGGTTAATTTCAAGGAGCGCTACGAGAACTACATTGGCGGCCAATGGGTCGCCCCGGCCAAGGGCATGTATTTCGAGAACGTCACCCCGGTGACCGGCAAGGTCTTCTGCGAGGTGGCCCGTTCCACCGCCGAGGATATCGAGACTGCCCTAGATGCAGCCCATGCGGCCGCTCCTGCTTGGGGCAAGACCGGCCCTGCCGAACGCGCTGTCATCCTGAACAAGATCGCGGACCGCATCGAGGAAAACCTCGAAATGATGGCCGTGGCCGAAACCTGGGACAACGGCAAGGCCATCCGCGAGTGCCTGAACGCCGACCTGCCGCTGGCAGTTGACCACTTCCGCTACTTCGCCGGCGCCATCCGCGCTCAAGAAGGCAGTCTCTCCCAGCTCGATGACGACACCACCGCCTACCACTATCACGAACCGCTGGGCGTGGTCGGGCAGATCATCCCGTGGAACTTCCCGATCCTCATGGCTGTATGGAAGCTCGCCCCGGCACTGGCCGCCGGCAACGCGATCGTGCTCAAGCCAGCCGAGCAGACCCCGGTCTCCATCCTCGTGCTGCTGGAGCTGATCGGCGACCTGCTGCCAGCCGGCGTGCTGAACGTGGTCAACGGCTTCGGCGTGGAGGCAGGCAAGCCGCTGGCCAGCAATAAGCGCATCCGCAAGATCGCCTTCACCGGCGAAACCACCACGGGCCGGCTGATCATGCAGTACGCCTCCGAAAACCTGATCCCGGTCACCCTGGAGCTGGGCGGCAAGTCCCCGAACATCTTCTTCGAGGACATCGCCGCCAAGGAAGACGCGTTTTACGACAAGGCCCAGGAAGGGTTCACCCTGTTCGCGCTGAATCAGGGTGAAGTCTGCACCTGCCCATCGCGCGCGCTGATCCAGGAAAGCATCTACGATCGCTTCATGGGCGACGTCGTGGCCCGCACCAAGGCCATCAAGCAGGGCAACCCGCTGGATACCGATGTCATGATGGGCGCCCAGGCCTCGAATGACCAGCTGGAGAAGATCCTCTCCTACATGGACATCGGCAAGTCCGAGGGCGCCAAGGTGCTGCTCGGCGGCGGACGGGCGGATCTGGGCGGAGAGCTCTCCGGCGGCTACTACGTGCAGCCGACCATCTTCGAGGGCACCAATGACATGCGCATCTTCCAGGAGGAGATCTTCGGACCGGTGGTCGCGGTGACCAAGTTCAAGGACTACGACGACGCCATCTCCATCGCCAATGACACCCTCTACGGTTTGGGCTCGGGTGTGTGGAGTCGTAACGGAAATACTGCCTACCGCGCCGGCCGCGCCATCCAGGCCGGGCGCGTCTGGGTCAACCAGTACCATGCCTACCCGGCTCACTCGGCCTTCGGCGGCTACAAGTCCTCGGGCATCGGGCGTGAAAACCACCTGATGATGCTCGATCACTATCAGCAGACCAAGAACCTGCTCGTCTCCTACTCGGAAGACAAGCTCGGCTTCTTCTAA